A genome region from Nocardia sp. NBC_01730 includes the following:
- a CDS encoding FecCD family ABC transporter permease, whose amino-acid sequence MTISLETRSRRRALRVGPVSMVLRPAMALIVVALAALALALFCLDIAVGESHLPLGRVLDVLTGGGTRSQRFIVLESRLPRALTALVVGVALGLAGAITQSILHNPLTAPDMLGITSGASLGAVAALAGTGGASAGLAATVGAPLAALVGGLLTAVAVYLLAWGRSPTGARGATGLRLVLIGVGVNALLVSGISWLLTRASSVDAQRAQLWLNGSLDAADRTHLAPAGLATTVVVLVALGSARTLAALRLGADTTRALGVRIQTQQAVLIGAAVVAASVATATVGPVSFVALAGPQIARLLLRTPGEPLIGSALIGAILVVGADVASRALFPVDLPVGVVTATFGGPFLLYLIVRMNRKATLS is encoded by the coding sequence GTGACGATCTCGCTGGAGACCAGAAGCAGGCGACGCGCACTGCGGGTAGGACCGGTCTCGATGGTGCTGCGTCCGGCGATGGCACTGATCGTCGTCGCGCTGGCCGCGCTGGCGCTGGCGCTGTTCTGCCTCGACATCGCCGTCGGCGAGTCGCACCTCCCGCTCGGACGTGTACTCGACGTGCTGACCGGAGGCGGCACCCGCTCGCAGCGGTTCATCGTGCTCGAATCCCGGCTGCCGCGCGCGCTCACCGCCTTGGTGGTCGGCGTCGCGCTCGGCCTCGCGGGCGCGATCACGCAGTCGATTCTGCACAACCCGCTGACCGCACCGGACATGCTCGGCATCACCTCCGGCGCGAGCCTCGGCGCGGTCGCCGCCCTGGCCGGCACAGGCGGCGCGAGCGCAGGACTGGCCGCCACGGTCGGCGCGCCGCTGGCCGCGCTGGTAGGCGGGCTGCTCACCGCGGTTGCCGTCTACCTGCTCGCCTGGGGACGCAGTCCCACCGGTGCGCGCGGCGCCACCGGCCTGCGGCTGGTTTTGATCGGCGTGGGCGTCAACGCGCTGCTGGTGTCTGGCATCAGCTGGCTGCTCACGCGCGCCAGCTCGGTGGACGCGCAGCGCGCGCAACTATGGCTCAACGGATCGCTCGACGCGGCCGACCGCACTCACCTGGCACCCGCTGGGCTCGCCACGACCGTAGTCGTGCTCGTCGCGCTCGGCTCGGCCCGCACACTCGCGGCACTGCGCCTCGGCGCGGACACTACCCGCGCGCTCGGTGTGCGAATCCAGACCCAGCAGGCCGTCCTGATCGGCGCGGCAGTGGTGGCCGCCTCGGTGGCGACGGCCACTGTCGGGCCGGTGAGCTTCGTCGCGCTGGCGGGCCCGCAGATCGCGCGCCTGCTGCTGCGCACTCCGGGCGAACCACTGATCGGCTCAGCGCTGATCGGCGCCATCCTCGTGGTCGGCGCGGATGTCGCCTCGCGTGCGTTGTTCCCGGTCGACCTGCCGGTGGGCGTCGTGACCGCGACATTCGGCGGTCCGTTCCTGCTGTACCTGATCGTGCGGATGAATCGGAAGGCGACGCTGTCATGA
- a CDS encoding M56 family metallopeptidase, with protein MNATAPVFAGLALLLAGPAPALLSRATWTYRTPRAALVLWQAIALAAVLSAFGSGLAIAAELLVPGPDGHPTTAPTREIDALGLPLWLAYVLVFALTLLVGARLIYAIVRVGVHTRRRRAHHRMLVDLLDQSGPHRRAADIRVLAATEPIAYCLPGLRRRVVLSEGTLTNLADAEVTAIVSHERSHLRARHDLVLEAFTAVHEAFPRLVRSEAALGSVKLLIELLADDSAVKVTGPKPLARALVACAKSTAPQGALAAGGPTTLIRIQRLSDRIGDVRVATAAYLGSATILVVPTLAVAVPWLVELGRLFHG; from the coding sequence ATGAACGCAACCGCGCCGGTCTTCGCCGGACTCGCTTTGCTTCTCGCGGGGCCTGCCCCGGCCTTACTCAGTCGGGCGACCTGGACTTACCGGACGCCCCGTGCAGCGTTGGTGCTCTGGCAGGCCATCGCGCTGGCCGCGGTGCTCAGCGCATTCGGGTCTGGGCTCGCCATCGCGGCTGAACTGCTCGTTCCCGGCCCGGACGGGCACCCGACCACCGCACCAACCCGCGAGATCGACGCTCTCGGCCTGCCGCTGTGGCTGGCTTATGTGCTCGTCTTCGCGCTCACGCTCTTGGTCGGCGCCAGGCTGATCTACGCCATCGTCCGGGTCGGCGTGCACACCCGCAGGCGGCGCGCACACCATCGCATGCTCGTCGACCTGCTCGACCAGAGCGGTCCGCACCGACGCGCGGCCGATATCCGGGTGCTCGCCGCCACCGAACCGATCGCCTACTGCCTGCCCGGCCTGCGCCGACGGGTCGTACTCAGCGAGGGCACGCTGACCAACCTGGCGGACGCCGAGGTCACCGCCATCGTGAGCCATGAGCGGTCGCACCTGCGGGCCAGGCACGATCTGGTGCTCGAGGCGTTCACCGCGGTGCACGAGGCCTTCCCCAGACTGGTGCGCAGCGAGGCGGCGCTCGGTTCGGTGAAACTGCTCATCGAATTGCTCGCCGACGATTCCGCCGTCAAGGTCACCGGGCCGAAACCGCTGGCCCGCGCTTTGGTGGCGTGTGCGAAGTCCACCGCCCCGCAGGGCGCGCTCGCGGCGGGCGGGCCGACCACACTCATCCGTATCCAGCGCCTGAGCGATCGGATCGGCGACGTGCGCGTCGCCACAGCCGCCTATCTCGGCTCGGCCACCATTCTGGTGGTTCCGACACTGGCTGTGGCCGTACCCTGGCTCGTGGAACTGGGTCGGCTGTTCCACGGCTGA
- a CDS encoding GuaB1 family IMP dehydrogenase-related protein: protein MHFLPGHQPPYDLTYDDIFLVPNRTDVASRFDVDLSTADGSGTTIPIVVANMTAVAGRRMAETVARRGGIVVLPQDLPISAASDTIAFVKSRSLTADTPVSLDPDRSVSEAVALMHKRAHGAVIVVDSGRPVGVVTEASCADVDRFARLREVAVTDFVQAPASASPRDIFDLLDSKHAAFAVLTAEDGTLAGVLTRTGAVRAGIYQPAVDAKGKLRVAAAVGINGDVAAKSKSLVDAGADLLVIDTAHGHQTKMLETLAAVRDLGLGVPLVAGNVVSASGTRDLAEAGADIIKVGVGPGAMCTTRMMTGVGRPQFSAVAECAAAAKELGVHTWADGGVRHPRDVALALAAGASNVMIGSWFAGTYESPGDLRVDREGNAYKESFGMASKRAVAARTASDSEFDRARKALFEEGISSSRMRLDPERPGVEDLIDHICSGLRSACTYAGARSLTEFHDKAVLGVQSAAGFAEGRPLPSGW from the coding sequence GTGCACTTTCTCCCTGGTCACCAGCCGCCGTACGACCTGACCTACGACGATATCTTCCTCGTCCCGAACCGGACCGATGTCGCGTCACGCTTCGACGTCGATCTATCCACGGCCGACGGGTCCGGCACCACCATCCCGATCGTCGTGGCCAACATGACCGCCGTCGCCGGGCGCCGGATGGCCGAGACCGTGGCCCGCCGCGGCGGCATCGTGGTCCTCCCGCAGGACCTGCCGATCAGCGCCGCCTCCGACACCATCGCCTTCGTCAAGAGTCGCTCGCTCACCGCCGACACCCCGGTCAGCCTCGACCCCGACCGCTCGGTCTCCGAGGCCGTCGCCCTTATGCACAAGCGCGCCCACGGCGCCGTGATCGTCGTCGACTCCGGACGTCCGGTCGGCGTGGTCACGGAGGCGTCCTGCGCCGACGTCGACCGCTTCGCCCGGCTGCGCGAGGTCGCGGTCACCGATTTCGTGCAGGCGCCGGCGAGTGCCTCCCCGCGCGACATCTTCGACCTGCTGGACAGCAAGCACGCCGCGTTCGCCGTGCTCACCGCCGAGGACGGCACCCTGGCGGGCGTGCTGACCCGGACCGGCGCCGTCCGCGCCGGCATCTACCAGCCCGCCGTCGACGCCAAGGGCAAGCTGCGCGTCGCGGCCGCGGTCGGCATCAACGGCGACGTGGCCGCCAAGTCCAAGTCCCTCGTCGACGCAGGCGCCGACCTGCTCGTCATCGACACCGCGCATGGCCACCAGACCAAGATGCTCGAAACCCTCGCCGCCGTCCGCGATCTCGGCCTCGGCGTCCCGCTGGTCGCGGGCAACGTGGTCTCCGCCTCGGGCACCAGAGACCTCGCCGAGGCCGGCGCGGACATCATCAAGGTCGGTGTCGGCCCCGGCGCGATGTGCACCACCCGCATGATGACCGGCGTCGGCCGTCCGCAGTTCTCCGCGGTGGCCGAATGCGCCGCCGCCGCCAAAGAACTCGGTGTGCACACCTGGGCCGACGGCGGGGTGCGCCATCCCCGCGACGTGGCGCTCGCGCTGGCCGCGGGCGCGTCCAACGTGATGATCGGCTCCTGGTTCGCAGGAACCTACGAGTCGCCCGGCGACCTGCGCGTCGACCGCGAAGGCAACGCCTACAAGGAGAGCTTCGGCATGGCGTCCAAGCGCGCAGTCGCCGCCCGCACTGCCTCCGACAGCGAATTCGACCGCGCGCGCAAGGCGCTGTTCGAGGAGGGCATCTCCAGCTCGCGGATGCGGCTGGACCCCGAGCGTCCCGGCGTCGAAGACCTGATCGACCACATCTGCTCCGGCCTCCGCAGCGCGTGCACCTACGCGGGTGCGCGAAGCCTCACCGAATTCCACGACAAGGCCGTGCTCGGCGTCCAGTCCGCGGCCGGCTTCGCCGAAGGTCGTCCGCTGCCCAGCGGTTGGTGA
- a CDS encoding hemolysin family protein: protein MSVALTALSLIGLVALTVGTALFVAAEFSLTALERSTVEAHARTGDVRARMVRKAHRTLSFQLSGAQLGITITTLITGYIAEPVLARLLNPLFTGIGLSDAAAHGVALALALVLATSLSMIYGELVPKNIAIAKPLATARTTAGPMIGFSVVFKWMIHFLNSTANWVVRRLGVEPAEELRSARSPQELGSLVRTSALRGALDQRTAQVMDRSLQFGERSAEELMTPRVKIESLDKLDTIADLIDTAGRTGYSRFPVIDGDLDNTLGFVHVKQAFTHPANTRRTIPLRMLARPVPIVPASLDGDEVLERVRADGMQVALVVDEYGGTAGLVTMEDIIEEILGDVRDEHDEEERDVRRVSDGWDCSGLLRIDEVSRATGYDAPEGEYETLGGLVLTRLGRIPVAGDEVVLPNPRSQQWSAADTPRTGGWVARVERMDGRRIDRVRLIPVAADALATREHSHG from the coding sequence ATGTCTGTCGCGCTCACCGCGCTCAGTTTGATCGGGCTCGTCGCTCTCACAGTCGGCACCGCCCTGTTCGTCGCCGCCGAGTTCTCCCTCACCGCACTGGAACGCAGCACCGTCGAGGCGCACGCCCGCACCGGTGACGTGCGCGCGCGGATGGTCCGCAAGGCGCATCGCACGCTGTCGTTCCAGCTGTCCGGCGCACAGCTCGGCATCACCATCACCACGCTGATCACCGGCTACATCGCCGAGCCCGTGCTGGCCAGGCTGCTGAACCCGCTGTTCACCGGGATCGGCCTGAGCGATGCCGCCGCGCACGGCGTCGCGCTCGCGCTCGCGCTGGTGCTGGCCACCTCGCTGTCGATGATCTACGGCGAGCTGGTGCCGAAGAACATCGCCATCGCCAAGCCGCTGGCCACCGCCCGCACAACGGCCGGCCCGATGATCGGCTTCTCTGTGGTGTTCAAGTGGATGATCCATTTCCTCAACAGCACCGCGAACTGGGTGGTCCGCAGGCTCGGCGTGGAGCCCGCCGAGGAGTTGCGCTCGGCGCGGTCCCCGCAGGAACTCGGCTCCCTGGTGCGCACGTCCGCGCTGCGCGGCGCGCTCGACCAGCGCACCGCTCAGGTGATGGATCGCTCGCTGCAGTTCGGCGAGCGCAGCGCCGAGGAGCTGATGACGCCGCGGGTGAAGATCGAGTCACTGGACAAGCTCGACACCATCGCCGATCTCATCGACACGGCGGGCCGCACCGGCTACTCCCGATTCCCGGTGATCGATGGCGATCTCGACAACACCTTGGGCTTCGTGCATGTCAAGCAGGCGTTCACGCACCCGGCGAACACGCGCAGGACGATCCCCTTGCGCATGCTCGCCCGCCCGGTACCGATCGTGCCCGCCAGCCTCGACGGCGACGAGGTGCTCGAACGCGTCCGTGCCGACGGCATGCAGGTAGCGCTCGTCGTCGACGAGTACGGCGGCACCGCTGGTCTGGTCACCATGGAGGACATCATCGAGGAGATCCTCGGCGACGTCCGCGACGAGCACGACGAGGAGGAGCGCGATGTGCGGCGCGTCTCCGACGGCTGGGACTGCTCAGGTCTGCTGCGCATCGACGAGGTCTCCCGGGCCACCGGATACGACGCCCCCGAGGGCGAATACGAGACCCTGGGCGGCCTCGTGCTGACCAGGCTGGGCCGTATCCCCGTGGCGGGCGACGAAGTCGTGCTGCCGAATCCCCGCTCACAGCAGTGGTCGGCGGCGGACACCCCCCGCACAGGCGGCTGGGTCGCCCGCGTCGAGCGGATGGACGGGCGGCGCATCGACCGGGTGCGCTTGATCCCGGTCGCCGCCGACGCCCTCGCCACCAGGGAGCACAGCCATGGGTGA
- a CDS encoding FecCD family ABC transporter permease: MNPLGTVRRRRLSGLLVLTTLLLLAVTAGVAVGTRSLAPGTVYDAAHHALSCPGGPFTCPADSTEEQIVRGLRIPRTALALVCGLALGIAGALIQGYTRNPLADAGLLGLNAGAAFLAALSVYLFAFTAPEQYIWFAFAGALIAGLVVFGTSAVGGGKASPLSLVLAGVAVTAFLQAMTNAIIVLDASALDTYRFWVVGTVAGRDAGVFWQVLPFLALGTLLAVAASPRLNLLSLGDEVARGLGVHVGRSRAVGLAAVVLLSGAATAAVGPIAFLGLAVPHLAKVFTGPDYRWLVPYSGLFGALLLLVADIVGRLVVRPGELQVGVTLAALGAPFFLTFVRRRKLVSL, from the coding sequence GTGAATCCCCTTGGCACCGTGAGGCGGCGTCGCCTTTCCGGACTCCTCGTCTTGACCACCCTGCTACTACTGGCCGTTACGGCCGGCGTCGCCGTCGGCACCCGCTCGCTCGCACCGGGAACCGTGTACGACGCCGCGCACCACGCGCTGAGCTGCCCCGGCGGGCCCTTCACCTGCCCGGCGGACTCGACCGAGGAACAGATCGTGCGCGGCCTGCGCATCCCCCGTACCGCGCTCGCACTGGTCTGCGGGCTGGCGCTGGGCATCGCGGGCGCACTCATCCAGGGCTACACCCGGAACCCGCTCGCCGACGCCGGGCTGCTCGGCCTCAACGCGGGGGCAGCCTTCCTCGCGGCGCTGAGCGTGTACCTGTTTGCGTTCACTGCGCCCGAGCAGTACATCTGGTTCGCGTTCGCAGGGGCGTTGATCGCCGGTCTGGTGGTGTTCGGAACCTCGGCCGTCGGCGGCGGCAAGGCGAGCCCGCTGAGCCTCGTGCTGGCCGGCGTCGCGGTGACCGCGTTCTTGCAGGCAATGACGAACGCCATCATCGTGCTCGACGCGTCGGCGCTGGATACCTACCGGTTCTGGGTGGTCGGCACGGTCGCGGGCCGCGATGCCGGGGTGTTCTGGCAGGTGCTTCCGTTCCTGGCGCTCGGCACGCTGCTCGCGGTCGCGGCGTCGCCGAGACTGAATCTGCTGAGCCTCGGCGACGAGGTCGCGCGGGGGCTCGGCGTGCACGTCGGCCGGAGCCGGGCAGTGGGACTGGCGGCCGTCGTGCTGCTGTCGGGAGCGGCGACGGCGGCGGTCGGGCCGATCGCGTTCCTCGGCCTCGCCGTCCCGCACCTCGCCAAGGTGTTCACCGGTCCGGACTACCGCTGGCTGGTTCCCTACTCCGGTTTGTTCGGCGCGTTGCTGCTGCTGGTCGCCGACATCGTCGGCCGCCTGGTGGTGCGGCCCGGCGAGTTGCAGGTCGGGGTGACGCTTGCCGCGCTCGGCGCGCCGTTCTTCCTCACGTTCGTCCGTCGCCGCAAGCTGGTGAGCCTGTGA
- a CDS encoding DEAD/DEAH box helicase, which yields MTPSTTVAAAPTVTFAELGLPAVLVQALRRDGIEMPFPIQAATVPDALAAKDVLGRGPTGSGKTLAFGLPMLTRLAGASAKPGRPRGLVLVPTRELAAQIERALDEPALALGLRVASVVGGAPIRRQADRLARGVDLLIATPGRLADLLAQGSADLSDVAITALDEADHMADMGFLPQVTKLLDRTPKDGQRLLFSATLDGDVDKLVKRYLRSPVTHSTAPPSASVATMSHHLLYVRDKVAKRAVATEIAAREGLTIMFVRTKHGADRLAKQLRGAGIPTGALHGGKAQNNRTRTLAAFADGSVPVLVTTDVAARGIHVDGISLVVHVDPPAEPKAYLHRAGRTARAGEDGVVVTLVMDEERRDVESMARKAGVEVDGVEVRPGDRALIRITGARRPSGVPVAAPTAPAAPATDPAKSARRKPGRRGEPSATGGRGAGAAKQSGGRSGAAASPAGRVSGPAKGTSSRRGAAKLAGNSAAGNTVGRHAGAPKAAPARNSGAAAEFSARAGGSGSADTPGRPRRRAVRAQQSPRLGNHGAN from the coding sequence GTGACCCCCTCGACCACCGTCGCCGCGGCGCCCACCGTGACCTTTGCGGAACTGGGCCTGCCCGCCGTGCTCGTGCAGGCACTGCGGCGCGACGGCATCGAGATGCCGTTCCCGATCCAGGCCGCCACCGTGCCGGACGCCTTGGCCGCCAAAGACGTGCTCGGCCGCGGGCCGACCGGTTCCGGGAAGACCCTCGCCTTCGGCCTTCCGATGCTCACCCGTTTGGCGGGCGCGTCCGCCAAGCCGGGCAGGCCGCGCGGGCTCGTACTGGTGCCGACCCGCGAGCTGGCCGCACAGATCGAGCGGGCCCTCGACGAGCCTGCACTCGCCCTCGGCCTCCGGGTTGCCTCGGTGGTCGGCGGCGCGCCGATCAGGCGCCAGGCCGACCGGCTAGCCCGCGGCGTCGACCTGCTCATCGCCACGCCGGGGCGGCTCGCGGATCTCCTCGCACAAGGCTCCGCCGACCTGTCCGACGTGGCGATCACCGCGCTGGACGAGGCCGACCACATGGCCGACATGGGCTTTCTGCCGCAGGTGACCAAACTGCTCGACCGCACACCGAAAGACGGCCAGCGCCTGCTGTTCTCGGCCACCTTGGACGGCGATGTCGACAAGCTGGTCAAGCGCTACCTGCGCTCCCCAGTCACCCATTCCACCGCGCCGCCCTCGGCCTCGGTCGCGACGATGTCGCACCACCTGCTGTACGTACGGGACAAGGTGGCCAAGCGAGCTGTTGCCACCGAGATCGCCGCGCGCGAGGGTCTGACCATCATGTTCGTCCGCACCAAGCACGGCGCGGACCGCCTCGCCAAACAGCTGCGCGGCGCGGGCATCCCCACAGGCGCGCTGCACGGCGGTAAGGCACAGAACAACCGGACCCGCACCCTCGCCGCATTCGCCGACGGCTCGGTGCCGGTACTGGTCACCACCGACGTCGCCGCCCGCGGCATCCACGTCGACGGCATTTCCCTTGTCGTGCATGTCGATCCGCCCGCCGAGCCGAAGGCATACCTGCACCGGGCCGGGCGCACCGCCCGCGCCGGCGAGGACGGCGTCGTGGTCACGCTCGTCATGGATGAGGAACGCCGTGACGTCGAGTCGATGGCGCGCAAGGCGGGAGTCGAGGTCGACGGGGTCGAGGTCCGTCCAGGCGACCGCGCGCTGATTCGGATCACCGGCGCGCGCCGACCGTCCGGTGTTCCGGTCGCGGCGCCGACCGCACCCGCGGCACCCGCCACCGACCCGGCGAAGTCCGCGCGCCGGAAGCCAGGGCGTCGCGGAGAGCCTTCCGCAACCGGTGGGCGCGGCGCGGGCGCGGCGAAGCAGTCCGGCGGACGTTCAGGCGCGGCGGCGTCCCCGGCGGGCCGCGTCAGCGGCCCCGCCAAGGGAACATCGAGCCGACGCGGCGCCGCGAAACTCGCTGGAAATTCCGCCGCGGGCAACACTGTGGGACGGCATGCGGGCGCGCCGAAGGCCGCACCCGCGCGCAACTCCGGTGCGGCGGCCGAATTCTCGGCTCGAGCCGGAGGTTCCGGGTCCGCCGACACGCCCGGGCGGCCGCGGCGACGCGCCGTGCGAGCACAGCAGTCACCACGGCTTGGCAATCACGGAGCGAACTAG
- a CDS encoding hemolysin family protein has protein sequence MGDLFGVLLTVVLLGGNAFFVAAEFALISARRDRLEALAAQGKRNATTVIRAGENLSMMLAAAQLGITICSILLGRVGEPAIAHLLEGPFELLGLPEQLLHPVAFTLALTIVVILHILFGEMIPKNIALAGPERSALLLVPVHLMWLRLARPLIALYNLAANLSLRLLQIEPKDELQATVSSVELAEMIGESRSEGLLDEEEHRRLTQALGTSDRVVADVMVPLDATRSIPLRGNGTTLGDIESAVAETGFSRYPVRASDGSLVGYLHVKDVLDKVADESAGPATPIPRTDIRPLPTVGMGTTLYEALARLRRTNSHLGRVVDERGNTTGVVALEDLVEEFVGTVRDGTHRVIE, from the coding sequence ATGGGTGACCTGTTCGGCGTGCTGCTCACCGTCGTGCTGCTCGGCGGCAACGCCTTCTTCGTCGCGGCCGAGTTCGCGCTCATCTCCGCGCGCCGGGACCGGCTGGAAGCGCTGGCGGCACAAGGCAAACGGAACGCGACCACGGTGATCCGCGCGGGCGAGAACCTCTCGATGATGCTGGCGGCTGCCCAGCTCGGCATCACGATCTGCTCGATCCTGCTCGGCCGCGTCGGCGAGCCCGCCATCGCGCACCTGCTGGAGGGCCCCTTCGAGCTGCTCGGCCTGCCCGAGCAGCTGTTGCACCCGGTGGCGTTCACGCTCGCGCTCACCATCGTGGTCATCCTGCACATCCTGTTCGGCGAGATGATCCCGAAGAACATCGCGCTGGCCGGGCCGGAACGCAGTGCACTGCTGCTGGTTCCGGTGCACTTGATGTGGCTGCGGCTGGCCCGCCCGCTCATCGCGCTCTACAACCTCGCCGCCAACCTGTCGCTGCGGCTGCTGCAGATCGAGCCGAAGGACGAGCTGCAAGCCACCGTCTCCTCGGTCGAGCTCGCCGAGATGATCGGCGAGTCACGCTCGGAGGGCCTGCTCGACGAGGAGGAGCACCGACGCCTCACCCAGGCGCTCGGCACCAGCGACCGGGTAGTCGCCGACGTCATGGTGCCGCTGGACGCCACCCGGTCGATTCCGTTGCGTGGCAACGGGACCACCCTCGGCGACATCGAGTCCGCCGTCGCCGAGACCGGGTTCTCCCGCTACCCGGTTCGGGCGAGCGACGGCTCGCTGGTCGGGTACCTGCACGTCAAGGACGTGCTCGACAAGGTCGCCGACGAGAGCGCCGGCCCCGCGACGCCGATCCCGCGCACCGATATCCGGCCGCTGCCGACCGTCGGCATGGGCACCACGCTCTACGAGGCGTTGGCCCGCCTGCGACGCACCAACAGCCACCTCGGCCGGGTGGTCGACGAGCGGGGCAACACCACCGGTGTCGTCGCGCTGGAGGACCTCGTGGAGGAGTTCGTCGGCACCGTCCGGGACGGTACGCACCGGGTGATCGAATGA
- a CDS encoding ABC transporter ATP-binding protein, with amino-acid sequence MTTGDITTTETTGTRPNASEHWLGADGVTLGYGDRVIVEGLSLDVTPGVITTVIGPNGCGKSTLLRSLGRLLRPRTGQVLLDGKAISTMKTKDVARVVGMLPQSPVAPEGLTVADLVARGRHPHQSWFLQWSATDEAEVTTALEQTGIADLADRTLDELSGGQRQRAWISMALAQGTDILLLDEPTTFLDLAHSVEVLDLVDRLHADLGRTVVMVLHDLNLAIRYSDQLVVMRAGRIVATGAPTDVVSVDLLREVFDLDAAVLEDPVSGRPMVVPIGTRHVRGTAGGPATVAPETAPYEK; translated from the coding sequence ATGACCACCGGGGACATCACCACTACGGAAACCACGGGCACCCGGCCGAACGCCTCTGAGCACTGGCTCGGCGCCGACGGTGTCACCCTCGGCTACGGCGACCGGGTGATCGTCGAGGGGCTGAGCCTGGATGTCACTCCCGGTGTGATCACCACGGTGATCGGGCCGAACGGCTGCGGCAAGTCCACGCTACTGCGCTCGCTCGGGCGGCTGCTGCGCCCGCGAACGGGCCAGGTCCTGTTGGACGGCAAGGCCATTTCGACGATGAAGACCAAGGACGTGGCCCGCGTCGTCGGCATGCTTCCGCAGTCGCCGGTCGCGCCGGAAGGGCTCACCGTCGCCGATCTCGTCGCGCGCGGTCGCCATCCCCATCAGTCCTGGTTCCTGCAGTGGTCGGCGACCGACGAAGCCGAGGTCACCACCGCGCTGGAGCAGACGGGGATCGCCGATCTGGCCGACCGCACGCTCGACGAACTCTCCGGCGGACAGCGCCAGCGCGCCTGGATTTCCATGGCGCTGGCCCAGGGCACCGACATCTTGCTACTCGACGAGCCGACCACTTTCCTCGATCTGGCGCATTCGGTCGAGGTACTCGATCTCGTCGACCGGCTGCACGCCGACCTCGGCCGCACCGTCGTCATGGTGCTGCACGATCTGAACCTCGCGATCCGCTACAGCGACCAGCTGGTCGTGATGCGCGCCGGGCGCATCGTCGCCACCGGCGCCCCGACTGACGTCGTGTCCGTCGACCTGTTACGCGAGGTCTTCGACTTGGACGCCGCGGTGCTCGAGGACCCGGTCTCGGGCAGGCCGATGGTCGTGCCGATCGGCACCAGGCACGTGCGCGGCACAGCGGGCGGACCGGCTACCGTCGCGCCGGAAACCGCACCGTATGAGAAATGA
- a CDS encoding DMT family transporter, giving the protein MSNHSVGAVVSALIAALLFAVAAVAQQRAAAAVPEGKSLVGSLLRNPRWWAGIVGDAGGYAMQVAALALGAVLLVQPILVSALVFALPLAARLNNRRITARTWATALTLTAALACFLLVGDPTQGNANAPLREWLLPLGVLLGLILAATAGGIGAADPARRALLLGAASGSLYGLAAALTSYVTGLFEHGLGHVVGAWQTWALVAAGVTGVYLQQRAFQAGPLAASLPAVTIAEPLAAAFLGLAVLDERFRTNTVGLVVTGLAVLVMCATAIALSRSQAAA; this is encoded by the coding sequence GTGTCCAACCATTCGGTCGGGGCCGTCGTCAGCGCGCTCATCGCGGCGCTGCTGTTCGCGGTCGCCGCGGTCGCGCAGCAACGGGCGGCGGCCGCGGTACCGGAGGGGAAATCTCTCGTCGGATCGCTGCTGCGCAACCCACGGTGGTGGGCGGGCATCGTCGGGGACGCGGGCGGATATGCCATGCAGGTCGCCGCGCTCGCGCTGGGCGCGGTGCTGTTGGTGCAGCCCATCCTGGTGAGCGCGCTGGTATTCGCGCTGCCGTTGGCCGCGCGGCTCAACAACCGCCGAATCACAGCCCGCACCTGGGCGACCGCGCTCACCCTGACCGCCGCGCTGGCTTGTTTTCTCCTCGTCGGCGATCCGACCCAGGGCAATGCCAATGCGCCGTTGCGTGAATGGCTGCTTCCGCTGGGAGTATTGCTCGGTTTGATCCTCGCGGCCACCGCAGGCGGCATCGGCGCGGCGGACCCAGCGCGGCGGGCGCTGCTGCTCGGCGCGGCCAGCGGGTCCCTGTACGGTTTGGCCGCCGCCCTCACCTCTTATGTCACCGGACTGTTCGAGCATGGCCTCGGTCACGTGGTCGGCGCCTGGCAGACCTGGGCGCTGGTCGCGGCGGGCGTCACCGGCGTCTATCTGCAGCAGCGCGCGTTCCAGGCCGGGCCGCTCGCCGCGTCACTGCCCGCCGTCACGATCGCCGAGCCGCTGGCCGCCGCCTTCCTCGGCCTCGCAGTGCTGGACGAACGCTTCCGCACCAATACGGTAGGCCTCGTCGTCACCGGGCTCGCGGTGCTGGTCATGTGCGCTACCGCGATCGCGCTCTCCCGCTCCCAGGCTGCCGCCTGA
- a CDS encoding BlaI/MecI/CopY family transcriptional regulator, with protein sequence MAGLGELEKAVMDQLWSTDEPQTVRQVHEALAARRELAYTTVMTVLQRLAKKNLVVQQRDDRAHRYAPVHTRDELVASLMVDALQQADEAGSRAAALVHFVEQVGKDEAAALREALAKLEATEDSAPPPQ encoded by the coding sequence ATGGCAGGTCTTGGTGAACTCGAGAAAGCGGTTATGGACCAGTTGTGGTCGACCGACGAACCGCAGACGGTCCGGCAGGTGCACGAGGCGCTCGCCGCACGCCGTGAGCTCGCGTACACCACGGTGATGACCGTGCTGCAACGCCTCGCTAAGAAGAACCTCGTGGTTCAACAACGCGACGACCGCGCGCACCGCTACGCACCCGTGCACACGCGCGACGAACTCGTGGCCAGTCTGATGGTCGACGCCTTACAACAGGCGGACGAGGCGGGCAGCCGCGCCGCCGCGCTCGTGCACTTCGTCGAACAGGTCGGTAAGGACGAGGCTGCCGCGTTGCGGGAAGCACTCGCTAAGCTCGAAGCAACCGAGGATTCGGCACCGCCACCGCAGTAG